Below is a genomic region from Oryzias melastigma strain HK-1 linkage group LG7, ASM292280v2, whole genome shotgun sequence.
ACAATTCTGACTCCAGTGCTCTGGAAAtatcccagaagtctctgcaaaccAGCATGCAATGATGCTCACTGGATTAGTAAAtctaaaccacaatgcattgcgtttgaacagtGGTGTactgtcagggcctgcaaagccttcagtgtAGGTCTAACATTATCTGACTAGAAGTGTCTACATCACAGAGAAAtgatttttatgtatatatacatttgtCCAAAATGTATTGAGATCATTCCAACTCTGCTCTCTTCAGATCTTCTCTGCCTTCTTTCTTCCTCATGCTTGAACAGACGCTGgatctttattttagtttctggaAATGATCACAGTTGGAACTCAACACACTTGTTCACATTAGTCCAGTACACATGTTATGCTAAAATTGAGCTTAAATTCCGCTGAAGAAGCACATTGCTATAAAACAGACCCCCCCGTCCTGATGTGACTCCTGGATCATCATCCAGCTCCAGCCTCTGTAATGGTTTCAGCTTTCAGAGCCTCAATGAGGCTGTGAGTGTAAACGGGTCAACACGATAACATCAGGAACTCCTCCCTCCAACGAAAGCTCCGTTTCTGCTCCTGAAAGGGAATCTATTGTGTGTGCTGTTCTGCAGGGGGGTGTGGAACGTCCCGTATGTGTCCAACGTGTACCTGCTGAAGGCCGACCTCCTGAGATCGGAGCTGACAGACTCTGACGTGTTCAGGTCGCAGAGCTTAGACCCCGACATGGCGTTCTGCCATGGCCTTCGCAGCGCGGTCAGAACaaagagcagcccccccacacTCACAGGAGGAAGTCTGTTCTCTTTCACCTGACACCTGTGTCTTCCCCTTAGGGAGTCTTCATGTTTGTTACCAACATGCAGACCTTCGGCCGCATCCTGTCTACGGAAAACTACCGGAGCTCTCACCTGCACAACGACCTGTGGCAGATCTTTGAAAACCCAGTGGTGAGGAGGTTTGAGAGCACACCGGAGCTGCTCGGTTCTGCTGGGTCACGACTATGCAGCCTCTTTGATGGCTGAGTAGACGTAAATGGATCTGGGAGTGAGATGTAGGGAGTGAGATTTATGGGGTGAGATGTGGGGAGTGAGATGTCTGTAGTGAGATTTATGGATTGAGATGTGGGGAGTGATAAGTTGGGGATTAGATGTAGGGAGTGAGATGTCTGTAGTGAGATCTATGGGGTGAGATGTGGGGATTGAGATGTAGGGAGATAGATGTAGGGAGTGCGATGTAGGGAGTAAGATGTCTGGAGTGAGATGTATGGGGTGAGATTTATGGAGTGAGATGTGGGGAGTGATATGTAAGGAGTGAGATATGCGGAGTGAGATGCAGGGAGTTAGATGCATGGAGTGAGATGTGGGGAGTGAGATGTGCGGAGTGAGATATAGGGAGTGAGATGTAGGGAGTGAGATGTAGGGAGTTAGATGTAGGGAGTGAGATGTAGGGAGTAAGATGTCTGGAGTGAGATGTCTGGAGTGAGATGTAGGGAGTGAGATGTAGGGAGTGAGATGTAGGGAGTAAGATGTAGGGAGTAAGATGTCTGGAGTGAGATGTGTGGAGTGAGATGTGGGGAGTGAGATGTATGGGGTGAGATTTAGGGATTAGATGTGTGGAGTGAGATGTGGGAAGTGATTGTCATgggtccctactcatgactgatgacctggttcaggtgtgtccagccaataagaacgtGAACAAGTTTGCTGTTGTCCCAGCTTAGATCAGAACGTGTTCATAACGTGTTTCTTCCAGGATTGGGAGGAACGCTACATTCATGAGAACTACAGCCGCATCATGAAGGATCAGCTGATCGAGACGGTGAGTTTTCCTGCTGACCGACTCGTACGTCAACATGAGCATCTCTCAGACTTTCTGCTGTCCTGCAGCCCTGCCCCGACGTTTACTGGTTCCCCGTGTTCTCCGACATCGCCTGCGACCACCTGGTGGAGGAAATGGAGCACTTTGGGAAATGGTCGGGGGGGGGCAACGTGGTGAGTGCAGCTGAACTCTGACCACGTTTGTGGTGGATGTGCACGTCCAAACGTGTTCTCGCTTGTCAGGACACCAGGATCCAGGGCGGCTACGAGAACGTCCCCACCATCGACATCCACATGAACCAGGTCAGCTATGAGAAGGAGTGGCAGAAGTTCCTCCTGGAGTACGTGGCCCCCATCACCGAGAAGATGTACCCGGGTTACTACACCAAGGTGAGACGTCCGAACGCACCGGCGCCCTGCTCAGAGgtcactttgggcctccttcctgctgcagctgctgtcagAATGATGGGATGTTCATGTCAGGGAGAGCAGAggatctcctgctgctctgtggaCTCAGGTTTCTGTGACCTAAAGGTGTCAGGCGGAGAACTGAACCGTGGTCCACTTCCTGCTTTTGTTCTCACCGGCTCCTTCCTGCTCCTTTGGTTCCTGGTCCTCGTGTTACAGAAGCCCAGAGCGCCACCTGCTGACCGCTtcagagctgcaggaaccaGCCTGTCGGGTGATGACGGCTGATCGTCACAGAATGAGCCACCGGGTCTGGTGGTTCCTGTCTGGTTCTGACAGTCCACTGGGGTTTAAGAGGAACTGGCGAGCAGCTGATGCTGGCTCCTCACCACGAACACACATGAAGAGcttccagctgctgcaggacacGCCGCAGCGCTGCATTCCTGAGCAGCAGTCAGTGCGGCGGCGGTGCAGTGCTGTCCCAGCTGATGCTTGACGCCTGCGTCTCTGTGTTCACAGGCTCAGTTCGACTTGGCCTTCGTGGTCCGGTACCGGCCCGACGAGCAGCCGTCTCTCAGGCCGCACCACGACGCCTCCACCTTCACCATCAACATCGCTCTGAATCAAGCGGGTCAGGACTACGAGGtgagtttctggtttcagagGAGAAGCCCGTTTATCcttatatttagaaaacaccAGTCTTGAGAcggttttgtctttttgtttcgCTTCTTTATTCATCACATCTGAAACGTCGGACGCAGCTGAAGTTAGCGTCCGGTTGTTGCATCCACTGAGACGTTGAAGGAAAAATCTTCATCCTAAATTCTACgtttaaacaaacaacaaacaaactaatggaacatatttttatctaaatttacagttttaaatatcTTGTTTACACTAAGCAGTgtctacattttgtttttcggtgtctaaaaacacttaatttcAAAGCACTTTCCTTAAATCCTATTATTTTCAAGAGATCCTGGAGCAAACAGTCATTGAATATTGTAGATAagtttatacttttatttggATATTTTCTATTTGGgatgcatgtttgtttgtttttggcaatGTGAAGGTTAATGTAGGAAATGTCTTAACTTTTATATTCTTGACATCTAAATATCAGTAGTTGCAGGGAGAAAAGAATGTCCTGGTTTAGGCTGGAAAAATGATATCGACTCATCCGTCATGCAGACGTTCAGTCATTAACCTCAGTGAGCCGGTGTCCGCTCCAAAACCAGACAGAACCAACAGCTCCGCCCCACTTCCTGTGGCTCCCAAACCTCGCCGGTCGCCAGAGGCCGCATGCTCTCTGCCTCACAGGGATCCTGGCTGAAGCTGTGACAGAAGAAGTCTCAGCAGGAATTCTGAAGCTTTCTCCTCTGAACGTTCTTGTTTGGTCTTTTTAAACTGTGTGCTCAGACACACCTGTGTTTTCaggatttaaagacccactccgatgaaaatcatcaTTTCTCTGTTGATGGgagacatatttaaagaaaattaagattaaaatgtcaattctgagtatttctttattcaaattgttgtgaatcaggagtcaCTGCactcacttgcagacaaatagatccacgaacgtctttgtttctaaactggaatctggatcaaaagtGTACATGAGTGAAATCATGACTAACAGATCACAGAAAACAGATCCCTGGTGATCGAGTGTCAGCGGTTCTCCTGTGTTGCGTTCCTGCAGGGCGGCGGCTGCAGGTTCATCCGGTACGGTTGCTCCATCCAGGCTCCTCGGAAAGGCTGGGCTCTGATGCACCCGGGCCGCCTCACCCACTACCACGAGGGCCTGCCCACCACCGCCGGCACGCGCTACATCGCCGTGTCCTTCGTGGATCCATGAAGTCGCAGCTCTTCACTCCAGACCCAACAGGAGCTCCGAACTCGCCTCTGCTTCCATTCACGTCTGCTGGTGAACTTCTGGACTTCTTCCCAGCCGTTTCTGAGTTCAGGTCCTGTAAATCCTCCTGTTGAGAATGGATCAAACTCCAGCGGCGCTCTGTGACCCGCTCCAGCAGAGTCTCCTCGGAGGTTTCCGGTCCGTTTCTCCCTCAGGAACAGGGTTCAGGAACCCTCCTGGACTCTTCAGAGCCCGCCAAGTTCCAACCAGAACCAACTTCTTCATGGCatcatgggaaatgtagttATTTTGGAGCGGGTCCAGTTAGATCCGTTTGTTCTGTTCTAGCTCCTGTTTAGTCTGGATTTGGGTCTGAGTTCTGGTTCCagcagttttgtcatgtttttatctccaaagctcatttatttatttggttttacttGATCTGTTCATGTAGAGGTTGGAGTCTGCGCTTTCAGAAGCTGCAGTGTACTCAGGTCTGCTCTCACCTGAGTAAAGCAGGTGGACCCAGAGTTCTGTCTGCAGGAGATCCATCGGCTACAAAAACCACAGGCTGCTCTGGAGATATTCcaatagaaaaatgtaaaactaaacttGTAGTGTTAATACCTCACTGTTATCTAAAGCTTCTGGAGAAAGGACTGATGGGTAAAGAACATTTCATGTCAGGATCTTCTGattgaacatttctttaatgCAGGAGCTGCTTCCTGTgttggtttaaccctttaaaagcCACTGTTTACGTCACTGGAGTATGATACTGTAAAGACACCAGCGATAAATACACCTTTGTGCCCAACACCTGAAACCTCGTTTCCTCATCACTGTCGTGCTTCCAGCCAAAGAATTATTCTAACATTGAAGTTAATAAAGTTGATCAAACCCCATTTGTGTTCAGATCTGTGTGATGTTTGAATCAGACGGAAGAAGAgttcacattttatttagaaacagTCGATACATTTATGCACAATAAGGAGGAGGCTGACCTCAGAGGGCGACAGACAAAGTTCAACTGAAGAAGTAAATGTACACAATTTACAAACTCCCAGAGCGGGGCCACACCTGGAAGGTTTTACTTGAAGGCGTGAGTTCATAGAGCACGCCGTTTACTACACAGGAGTCAAAACACTAACGTATAAAAACAGCAGGAGGCGGCGTGTTCAGAGGCGGAAGCGGTCGGAGAAGTTGGGCGAGGCGGGAACGGTGAGGGGGATCTCGCTCTTCTTCACCATCACAGGCTTGTACTGCCGGATGGGCTGAGCCTTGTGCACCTGAGGACAGACGCACTTTCAGAGTCCACGCCGTGCAGCCGATGTGCTCACTAGCTTGTTACCACGGCAACAATACAAGAGCAAAACATTCAAAGCTGGGAAACCCCATTCATCTGctaaagggggaggagcttcatcACTCACCTGTTCCTGCCGCAGCATGGCGATCTCCTCCTTCagccgctgctcctcctcccGCCTCTGCTCCGCCTCCATGCGCGCCCTGAGCGCCTCCTTCTCGCTGACCGTGCGCTCGTACTCCTGCCACTCTTTGGCGCGGCGCTCGGTCGCCAGCTCGAAGGTTTCCGCCACTGCAGAAGAATGAATGTCTTCTCAGGAGAACCGGAGGACCAAGGTGAAGACAAGAACAGCGTGAGTCACACAAAGACGGAGAGCGCCGGAGCCGGGCGGCGGCTCGGCTCCGGCGCTCTCCTGAACATGAAACCATCTCCACCTTTCAGCTTCTAGTCACACATTCAgttcagcttttatttcaaCAAGTTAAATTTCAGAGCTTTTTGAGACCGTACATCTCAAacatcatttcctgttttattaaaACTGCTTCTCATCTGGTTTGTGGTCAGTGCCATGATGTTTTAGAGTTCTTTTTAGGGGTGTACCAATGATCATTTCCAGGAACGATTGTGAAATATTTCCTTCAaagaaaattcctgcctgtgagttcaTACAGAGCTATGTttacgttagcattagccttcctatgggaaattccattaaacgttagcatcaagctagcagacttcagctttatgtgctagatggatctatatttttatgaatcaggTATTGATCAGTTAAGCTTAGATCAGTTCAAATCCATTACATTAACCCAGCTTACTTCTTTTTCCAAACCAGCGCTGGTTCATACCAACAGGTTTTCCTGATGTTTGCCAACGTCCTTTAATGAACAAATTCTTACGTTGGAAGTGttaaatttttgacatttaatgcAAGACGGAAAAGTTTCACTGTTTAAAGTCATCATTTCCAAATTCATGATTCAATGTTTAAGACTTTAAGATCCCGCATTAACCCGGTTATTTTCAATAGAAATCTGTTTTGAAAACTCCTCATGAACTGAATGAAGTGAACCCTTCACTACGACTCTGACTTCTCAGAGATCTTTCTGGAGGATGGAGGGTTCTTACCCAGTGCGGGGCGGCTCTCCTTCTTGGGCCGGAACGGTTCCTTATGGATGACGGTGTTGGGCCGGGCCTTGAACACCGCCGCCTCCTCCTGGTGCTTCTGCTCCTCCTTCACCTTCAGGACAGACGGAGGCAGACATGAAGGCCGAGCGGGAACAGGAATGTGAGGCGTGTCAGATCCGGTACCATCTGCTCCCAGCGGCTGCTCTTCACTGCTCCACGCTCATCTATCAGCAGCTTGAAGGGTTCAGGCTTGGTGGCCTCGAGCTTCTTCTTCTCGGGGAGAACCACGCTGTCAAAGTCCGGCAGCGGCTGCGCCTTGAACTGTGGGACCTGGAAAGGCGGCAGAGCAGCGTGAGTGGACGCCGCTTTGCTCGGACGACGGCTCAGACTCAAACACTTCACCTCCTCGTTTCTCAGTTCCTCCAGCCTCTTCTCCTTTAAAGCCCGCCTCTCCCGCTCCCTCTCCTCAAAGGAGAAGGGACACACGTCCACGTGGTGGTCCTCGGGGAGGCGGGGCTGGAACGGAAGGCCAAAGTGGGGCACTGGCGGGGCCTTCACGGGAGAGGGCTGCTTTACCTGAAACGACAGGTGAGAAGCTTCATGAAGTCACATGACTGGAGGCCGACTGAAGTCTAGCTCCGCCTCTCTCACCTCTTCAACCTTCCGGTCCAGGCGGATCCTCTTCTTGAGGGCGAACGCAGGCGATTCCGGCACCGTTGGATGCAGCACTTTCTTCTCGGGGAGTCCCTGTCAGCAGAGCGACATTCCTGATGAGGAGGGGGCGGCGGTACGGCGGCACGAGTCCCCGTCACGCCACTCACCACGACTCCATCGAGGACCTTTTTGGGCAGAGGGTTGGCTTTGAAGCTGTGGGCTGTCTCCTGGTTCTCCTGCGTCTTCTTGGTGGCCTGCCTCTCCTGGAGCCTCCTCTCGATCTCCAGCTCAAAGCCTTCAGGTACGGTGGGCTCCTTCACCGGCGgcttcttcagctcctctgctCCCTCCAGGATCTTCTTGTTCAGCTCCAGGGCTTTGATTCGAAACCTGCCAGTAGGAGACGTTAGCGTCCGCGTGGTTTAGACACGTTCTAACGGAGCATCAGCAGCAGGCGTGGACGCTCACTTCTTCTGTTTCTCCATCTCTTCTGCCTCCAGCTCCGCGCTGCTCTTCACCGAGGTGGCTCTGCCTCTCTGCCGCGTCATCAGGTGAGGCGAGTGGGGCTGGGTGAGCTTCAGGTGGCTCGCTTTCACTGCAAAGAAGAGTCGGTCATGTGACCAAACCGCACAGACAAGGTTCAACGGGTATTTGGGTTTTAACGGTCTAGATTCTGCAGGAAGTTCTCCAAACTTCTGGCTTCTTTTAGGATTatagaaaactgaaaatgttttgtttgctctTCGTGCGTAACGTGACACTTTGTGATAGGCTTGTGCAGCATCAAGGTGATACCACACACCGCTGGAGTCTAAAAATAGACATGGTATCATTTTCATTACCGTCTTTACCCACTTATTAAagacattcattaaaaatgattaattaatttaataccTAAAGCAGATTGTACATTCAGTGGCACTTATTGTTGTGTAAatttaaacttctaaaaaacattttaataagaaataatcTACTGGGGGTTGTCCTCAACATGCGCCATCGGCACGGTCCAGGCCGGAAGAGAGACAGACGCccgagagagagagacagacgcccgagagagagacagagagacagacagacgcacgagagagagagacagacagacgcccgagagagacagacagacgcccgagagagagacagacagacgcccgagagagagagacagacgCCCGAGAGAGAGACAGACGCCCGAGAGAGTTAGTGTGTAGAAGAACCACAGTTTTTGAGTACGTTGTTAATTTGGTGCCATTTACTTTTCCAATATATTTGTTggattactttaaaataaaaatgttaatccaAACACGTCATGTAGTTAATAATCATGTTTGGAATTCTGTTTCATCCGGTGGAGGCAAACCCAGCAGTTTGGTAAAGCCGCTGAAGTGATGCTTAAGAGGTTCTTCATTAGTCATGGTAATACCGCGTACATGACCGTGTACATGGTAATACCGCGTACATGGTAATACCGCGTACCTGGTAATACCGCGTACATGACCGTGTACATGGTAATACCGCGTACCTGGTAATACCGCGTACCAAGGTCACATGGGGGAATATTGACGTATTAAAACCTGAATACCACCCAAACCTACTTNNNNNNNNNNNNNGGTAATACCGCGTACCTGGTAATACCGCGTACCTGGTAATACCGCGTACATGACCGCGTACCTGGTAATACCGCGTACATGGTAATACCGCGTACCTGGTAATACTGCGTACCTGGTAATACCGCGTACCTGGTAATATCGCGTACCTGGTAATACCGCGTACCAAGGTCACATGGGGGAATATTGACGTATTAAAACCTGAATACCACCCAAACCTACTTTGTAAGACATTTCTCACCTTTCTCCTGGATTCGCCGGCTGCGCATGTGGTAGCGGACCGGCGTTTTCTTCTGAAACTGCTGGATCTGCTGGGCCATGGGCACGTAGGCAGCAGACTCGTCCTTCTTCCTGTTACCCGCCGAAAGGTTAAAAGGTTTGGGCATGGTGGCTCCTCTCCTGGTCTTtgcctggaaaaacaaaatgttctctGGTTAAACACGATTAAACACTCAGCGTTAGAATCTTAAGTGAATGTCTGATAAAA
It encodes:
- the tpx2 gene encoding targeting protein for Xklp2; translated protein: MTEKEPEASELYEFDAPSHVVDFMELVNAETDDKWFDERASVEDVNLVTPLKPDPMQAKGPQADVIPQPVPDCSSGQDKSPPSNIVTSWGAETRKAAKVRRTVKEHPAQPSRVLKRKTMTTTQTAPPPKKSKETQVAPKDSSAQPGCRRSARLNASAANDGAAPPTSKAELVSSEELEMERIKNLQREVALHRMQNEASYKAALAGNPPPKKAVLSTTVPKDFHFSTDGRIKAAASSQSSKREVDFIHQLRKPASPAKTRRGATMPKPFNLSAGNRKKDESAAYVPMAQQIQQFQKKTPVRYHMRSRRIQEKVKASHLKLTQPHSPHLMTRQRGRATSVKSSAELEAEEMEKQKKFRIKALELNKKILEGAEELKKPPVKEPTVPEGFELEIERRLQERQATKKTQENQETAHSFKANPLPKKVLDGVVGLPEKKVLHPTVPESPAFALKKRIRLDRKVEEVKQPSPVKAPPVPHFGLPFQPRLPEDHHVDVCPFSFEERERERRALKEKRLEELRNEEVPQFKAQPLPDFDSVVLPEKKKLEATKPEPFKLLIDERGAVKSSRWEQMVKEEQKHQEEAAVFKARPNTVIHKEPFRPKKESRPALDIHSSAVAETFELATERRAKEWQEYERTVSEKEALRARMEAEQRREEEQRLKEEIAMLRQEQVHKAQPIRQYKPVMVKKSEIPLTVPASPNFSDRFRL